The Nitrospira tepida genome includes a window with the following:
- a CDS encoding sodium:calcium antiporter translates to MTAWLILAGSAVVIVYAGTKLSRYGDDIADLTGLGRLWIGVVLMAAATSLPELFTTVSAAWIDAPDLAAGDLLGAGMANMLTMGLIDQLHRGKRVWQQAAFEHALVAGLAMILTSLVAFFILYGPEVEHGGIGWVSLLLPTLYVLGMRVVYRQELVKRREREQELVVEARAEEEPQRLSRRAALKRAGMKFAVAALALLLAAPLLASSADQVAKQTGVSESFIGTSLVAITTSLPELITSLAAVRLGAFDLAVGNLFGSNAFNMAAFVFVDLAYRQGPLFGDLDGAHALTALWSIVLMSTALMGIIYRVEKRVALIEPDSFVIILGYLFGLWLLFH, encoded by the coding sequence GTGACCGCCTGGCTCATCCTCGCCGGCAGCGCTGTGGTGATCGTCTACGCCGGCACGAAACTTTCGCGCTACGGCGATGACATCGCGGACCTCACCGGTCTCGGCCGGCTCTGGATCGGCGTGGTGCTGATGGCGGCGGCAACGTCCTTGCCGGAGCTGTTCACGACGGTCAGCGCGGCCTGGATCGACGCGCCGGATCTTGCGGCAGGCGATCTGCTCGGGGCCGGCATGGCCAACATGCTGACGATGGGGTTGATCGATCAACTGCACCGCGGGAAGCGGGTCTGGCAACAGGCGGCGTTCGAACATGCGTTGGTCGCGGGGCTCGCGATGATTCTGACATCGCTCGTGGCCTTCTTCATCCTGTACGGACCGGAAGTGGAACATGGCGGCATCGGATGGGTCAGCCTGCTGCTGCCGACCTTGTACGTTCTCGGCATGCGGGTGGTCTATCGGCAGGAACTCGTCAAACGCCGGGAACGGGAGCAGGAGTTGGTGGTCGAGGCCAGGGCGGAGGAGGAGCCGCAACGGCTCAGCCGGCGGGCGGCGCTGAAACGGGCCGGGATGAAATTCGCCGTTGCCGCGCTGGCCCTGTTGCTCGCCGCGCCGTTGCTCGCCTCCTCCGCCGATCAGGTCGCCAAGCAAACCGGGGTGAGCGAGTCGTTCATCGGCACTTCGTTGGTGGCGATCACGACTTCTCTGCCGGAGCTGATCACCTCGTTGGCCGCGGTGCGGCTCGGCGCCTTCGATCTCGCGGTGGGCAATCTGTTCGGAAGCAACGCCTTCAACATGGCGGCCTTCGTGTTCGTCGATCTGGCCTATCGGCAAGGGCCGCTGTTCGGGGATCTGGACGGCGCCCATGCGCTCACCGCGCTGTGGAGCATCGTCCTGATGAGCACCGCGCTCATGGGCATCATCTATCGGGTCGAGAAGCGGGTCGCGCTGATCGAGCCCGACAGTTTTGTCATCATTCTGGGGTATCTGTTTGGGCTCTGGCTGCTCTTCCATTAG
- a CDS encoding mechanosensitive ion channel family protein, with protein sequence MTDFWTTALLAPLEALARQMLELLPNVLATVIIFSAGLAIAWVLGNGVERFLRAIGLDHLCNRLGLTTALIRGGVKYDPSHLAGRGVYWVVLLSATIAALGALNLQPINQFAQSFLAYMPHLFVAALILLAGFLLSNFISQAVLIAAVNANLRPARIIAAASRWGVQLVAVAMALEQLGIARNIVVVGFGITLGGLVLAASIAFGLGAKDLAKEYLEQRFSHRRPEDGGDDLRHL encoded by the coding sequence ATGACAGATTTCTGGACAACGGCGCTGCTCGCTCCCTTGGAAGCTCTGGCGAGGCAGATGCTCGAGCTGCTTCCGAACGTCCTCGCGACCGTCATCATTTTTTCGGCCGGGCTGGCGATTGCGTGGGTGCTGGGCAACGGGGTCGAGCGGTTTCTCCGCGCGATCGGTCTCGATCACCTCTGCAACCGGTTGGGGCTCACGACGGCCTTGATCCGCGGGGGGGTCAAGTATGATCCCTCTCACCTGGCCGGGCGCGGCGTCTATTGGGTGGTGCTCTTGTCCGCCACGATTGCCGCCCTGGGGGCGCTCAACCTTCAGCCGATCAATCAATTCGCCCAGTCGTTCCTCGCCTACATGCCGCACCTGTTCGTGGCGGCGCTGATTCTGCTGGCGGGGTTTCTGCTGTCGAATTTCATCTCCCAGGCGGTCCTGATCGCCGCCGTCAACGCCAACCTCCGGCCTGCCCGCATTATCGCGGCCGCTTCGCGATGGGGCGTGCAGTTGGTCGCCGTGGCGATGGCGCTGGAGCAGCTCGGGATCGCGCGCAACATCGTCGTGGTCGGGTTCGGGATCACCTTGGGCGGCCTGGTCCTCGCGGCCTCGATCGCCTTCGGCTTGGGCGCCAAGGATCTGGCCAAGGAATATCTCGAACAGCGGTTCTCGCACCGCCGCCCTGAAGACGGCGGCGACGACCTGCGTCATCTGTGA
- a CDS encoding glycosyl transferase family 2, whose protein sequence is MSGQIPDSFVALTEETEAVVQRIGTADILVGIPSFNNADTIGHVVRAVSAGLAKYFPEQRAVLVNSDGGSTDGTPDVVAQTLVDFSAMLISDQQSPLQKIVTPYHGIPGKGSAFRTIFEIARRLKAKACAVVDSDLRSITPEWMDLLISPILDEGFDYVAPYYLRHKYDGTITNSIVYPLTRALYGERIRQPIGGDFGFSGRLAEHYLNKHVWESEVAKFGIDIWMTTEAIATGGRVCQSFLGAKIHNPKDPAADLSAMLVQVLGAMFALMEEHQGLWTKLQGTNAVKLFGFQYAVGVEPVNVNVERMINTFYQGLTDLEPVWNQILGPDTMKDLLALRRVSHQQFHIANEVWARLVYDAAAAYHKRVMPREHLLKAFTPLYLGRTASFVLETQGLTTQEAEGRIEQLCQAFEQQKPYLIARWGDQTA, encoded by the coding sequence ATGAGCGGCCAGATACCGGATTCGTTCGTCGCGCTGACCGAGGAGACGGAGGCCGTCGTCCAGCGGATCGGCACGGCCGACATCCTGGTCGGCATTCCCAGCTTCAACAACGCCGACACGATCGGCCACGTGGTGCGGGCGGTGAGCGCCGGGTTGGCCAAATACTTTCCCGAGCAGCGCGCCGTGCTCGTGAATTCCGACGGAGGCTCGACGGACGGGACGCCCGACGTCGTGGCGCAGACCCTCGTGGATTTCTCCGCCATGCTGATCAGCGACCAGCAGAGCCCGCTCCAAAAAATCGTGACGCCGTACCACGGCATCCCCGGCAAGGGCAGCGCGTTCCGCACGATCTTCGAGATCGCCCGCCGGCTCAAGGCCAAGGCCTGCGCGGTGGTGGATTCGGACCTGCGCAGCATCACGCCCGAGTGGATGGACCTGCTCATCAGCCCGATTCTGGACGAAGGCTTCGACTACGTCGCCCCCTATTATCTCCGGCACAAGTACGACGGCACGATCACCAACAGCATCGTCTACCCGCTGACTCGAGCCCTGTACGGCGAGCGGATCCGCCAGCCGATCGGCGGAGACTTCGGCTTCTCCGGCCGCTTGGCGGAACATTACTTGAACAAGCACGTGTGGGAATCCGAGGTCGCCAAGTTCGGCATCGACATCTGGATGACGACCGAGGCGATCGCGACCGGCGGACGGGTCTGTCAGAGTTTCCTCGGGGCTAAGATCCACAACCCCAAGGACCCGGCGGCGGATCTGTCGGCCATGCTGGTGCAGGTCTTGGGGGCGATGTTCGCCTTGATGGAGGAACATCAGGGGCTCTGGACCAAACTCCAGGGGACCAACGCGGTGAAGCTGTTCGGGTTTCAATATGCGGTCGGGGTCGAACCGGTCAATGTGAACGTCGAGCGGATGATCAACACGTTTTATCAGGGCCTCACGGACCTGGAGCCGGTCTGGAATCAGATCCTCGGGCCGGACACGATGAAGGACCTCCTGGCCCTGCGCCGGGTGTCGCACCAGCAATTCCACATCGCGAACGAGGTGTGGGCGCGGCTGGTGTACGACGCGGCGGCGGCTTACCACAAGCGCGTCATGCCGCGCGAGCACCTATTGAAGGCGTTCACGCCGCTGTATCTGGGCCGCACCGCCAGTTTCGTCCTGGAAACGCAGGGGTTGACGACACAGGAGGCGGAAGGCCGGATCGAGCAGCTCTGCCAGGCGTTTGAGCAGCAGAAGCCGTATCTGATCGCACGATGGGGCGATCAGACGGCGTGA
- a CDS encoding glycosyl transferase — translation MADFFQNGVVTVLHRLGPPNVERLENELIRYGEINPIALVLPSLYSELERPALQRIMKELAQVRYLNEIVVALGHASALEFRRAKEFFKVLPQRVRLVWVDGPNIQEILKTLTGQAIDVGLPGKGQSCWLAFGYVLSRGQSNVIALHDCDIVSYQRDYLARLCYPVTNPNLGYEFCKGYYSRVTDRLHGRVTRLFITPMVRSLERLVGPQPLLTFLDSFRYPLAGEFAMVRDLAWINRIPGDWGLEVGVLAEVYRNCALRRICQADIADAYEHKHQGLSADNPEGGLLKMCVDITKSLFRNLASEGIVLPESLLKTLRATYLQTAQEAIRRYEDDAAINGLQFDRHQERTAVETFLKGLKLATEVFLTDPLGVPMISNWSRVAHAVPDIFHRLRDAVEQDHEWDPTGGKG, via the coding sequence ATGGCCGATTTCTTCCAAAACGGGGTCGTCACCGTGCTTCACCGGCTCGGCCCGCCGAACGTCGAACGGTTGGAGAACGAGCTGATCCGTTATGGCGAGATCAATCCGATCGCGTTGGTCCTTCCATCGCTCTATTCCGAGCTGGAACGTCCGGCCTTGCAGAGGATCATGAAGGAGCTGGCGCAGGTGCGCTATCTCAACGAGATCGTGGTGGCCCTGGGCCATGCCTCGGCGCTGGAGTTCCGGCGCGCCAAGGAATTCTTCAAGGTCTTGCCGCAGCGGGTCCGGCTTGTCTGGGTGGATGGCCCGAACATTCAAGAGATCCTCAAGACCCTGACGGGGCAGGCCATCGACGTGGGGTTGCCCGGCAAGGGACAGTCCTGCTGGCTGGCTTTCGGCTATGTGCTCTCGCGCGGGCAAAGCAACGTGATCGCGCTCCACGATTGCGACATCGTGAGCTATCAGCGGGACTACCTCGCCCGCCTCTGTTATCCGGTCACCAACCCGAACCTCGGCTATGAGTTCTGCAAGGGTTACTACAGCCGGGTCACCGATCGGTTGCACGGCCGGGTCACCAGGCTGTTCATCACGCCGATGGTCAGGAGTCTCGAACGGCTCGTCGGGCCGCAGCCCTTGCTGACCTTTCTGGACAGTTTCCGGTATCCGCTGGCCGGCGAGTTCGCCATGGTCCGGGATTTGGCCTGGATCAATCGCATTCCCGGGGACTGGGGCCTGGAGGTGGGCGTGCTGGCCGAGGTCTACCGCAACTGCGCGCTCCGGCGGATCTGCCAAGCCGACATCGCCGACGCCTACGAGCACAAGCACCAGGGCCTCTCCGCCGACAATCCGGAGGGCGGCCTGCTCAAGATGTGCGTGGACATCACCAAGTCCCTGTTCCGCAACCTGGCGAGCGAGGGGATCGTGCTGCCGGAAAGCCTGCTCAAGACCCTGCGAGCCACCTATCTCCAAACGGCGCAGGAAGCGATCCGGCGCTATGAGGACGATGCGGCGATCAACGGCTTGCAGTTCGACCGCCATCAGGAGCGGACCGCAGTCGAGACCTTTTTGAAGGGGTTGAAGCTCGCGACGGAGGTGTTTCTCACGGACCCGCTGGGCGTGCCGATGATCTCGAACTGGAGCCGCGTCGCGCATGCCGTGCCGGACATCTTCCACCGACTCCGCGACGCGGTCGAGCAAGACCATGAGTGGGACCCCACCGGGGGCAAGGGATGA
- a CDS encoding nucleoside deaminase, giving the protein MSKPEEHLALAIQLALDNVRTRKGRPFGAVLVKDGQIVATGVNTVLSSHDPTAHAELEAIRAVARKQQNQRLDGHVMYASGHPCPMCLAAMYLAGIRQVYYAYSNEDAEPYGLSTGSLYAELAKPLSEQSMQLAYMPLRPAEQDLYEAWRQIDRGPSKTS; this is encoded by the coding sequence TTGTCAAAGCCCGAAGAGCATCTGGCATTGGCCATTCAACTGGCGCTGGACAACGTGCGGACCAGGAAAGGCCGCCCGTTCGGCGCCGTGCTGGTCAAGGACGGCCAGATTGTCGCGACCGGCGTCAACACCGTGCTATCGAGCCACGATCCGACGGCGCATGCCGAGCTGGAAGCCATTCGCGCGGTCGCGCGCAAGCAGCAGAACCAGCGGCTTGACGGCCATGTCATGTACGCCAGCGGCCACCCCTGTCCCATGTGTCTCGCGGCCATGTACCTGGCCGGCATCCGCCAAGTCTACTACGCCTATTCCAACGAAGATGCCGAGCCCTACGGGCTTTCGACGGGCAGCCTCTACGCCGAGCTGGCGAAGCCCCTCTCCGAGCAATCCATGCAGTTGGCCTATATGCCGCTGCGCCCCGCCGAGCAGGACCTGTACGAGGCCTGGCGGCAGATCGATCGTGGTCCATCTAAGACTTCATAA
- a CDS encoding pyridoxamine 5'-phosphate oxidase family protein, whose translation MTSPYHEGELAVQARAGVQEMASRVGRSIGSTIPPAAQDFLGRQPMVIVGTVDRDGFPWATLATGKPGFMQASDERRVSIAAQPPAGDPMVENIGSNGQVGLIAIDPATRRRMRVNGRAEVGPDGTIVIQAQQVYANCPKYIQARAWGLSDRSAPSARRVSDDAELNPVQQRWIREADTFFIASNHERGGVDVSHRGGHPGFVQVLNERVLMWPDYAGNMMFQTLGNLAVNPKAGLLFLDFNGGGTLQLTGRADILWDGARRAGFPGAERVVEFHVERVVETAQASSLRWRFVDYSPFNPSIMKS comes from the coding sequence ATGACATCGCCGTACCATGAGGGAGAGCTGGCCGTTCAAGCTCGGGCGGGAGTGCAGGAGATGGCGAGCCGGGTCGGCCGATCGATCGGCTCAACCATTCCACCGGCGGCCCAGGATTTCTTGGGCCGCCAGCCGATGGTCATTGTCGGAACGGTTGATCGAGATGGATTCCCCTGGGCCACGCTGGCGACCGGCAAGCCTGGTTTCATGCAAGCCTCGGACGAACGAAGGGTGAGCATCGCGGCCCAGCCGCCTGCCGGTGATCCCATGGTCGAGAACATCGGGAGCAACGGCCAGGTGGGCTTGATCGCGATCGATCCCGCGACCAGGCGGCGCATGAGAGTGAACGGCAGGGCCGAAGTCGGACCGGACGGAACGATCGTGATCCAGGCGCAACAGGTCTACGCCAACTGTCCCAAGTACATTCAGGCTCGCGCGTGGGGGCTGAGCGATCGCTCAGCCCCTTCCGCTCGGCGGGTGTCGGATGATGCCGAACTGAATCCGGTGCAGCAACGTTGGATAAGGGAGGCGGATACGTTCTTTATCGCCAGCAATCATGAGAGAGGCGGGGTGGATGTCTCGCATCGAGGCGGCCATCCCGGATTCGTTCAGGTATTGAACGAGCGCGTGCTGATGTGGCCCGATTACGCCGGCAACATGATGTTTCAAACGCTGGGCAATCTTGCCGTGAACCCCAAGGCCGGCCTGCTGTTCCTGGATTTCAACGGAGGCGGCACCCTTCAACTGACCGGACGGGCCGACATCCTATGGGATGGAGCACGCAGGGCTGGATTCCCCGGCGCGGAGCGCGTGGTCGAATTCCATGTGGAGCGGGTCGTTGAGACTGCGCAGGCCAGCAGCCTGCGCTGGAGATTTGTGGACTATTCCCCGTTCAATCCAAGCATTATGAAGTCTTAG
- a CDS encoding VOC family protein, with product MDQQDARAQSFQTGHVGLNVSDLKRSKQFYREVFGFEVMGESQQDGRRFLFLGKGRNLVLTLWQQASGRFEKQRPGLHHLSFQVGAIEQVKEVERKLRELNVPLLYDGIVPHGEGMQSGGIFFEDPDGIRLEIYAPEGAGTYSAPTQGAPSCGFF from the coding sequence ATGGATCAGCAGGACGCGCGGGCTCAGAGCTTCCAGACAGGCCATGTCGGGTTGAACGTCAGCGACCTGAAACGGTCAAAGCAGTTCTACCGAGAGGTGTTCGGCTTCGAGGTCATGGGCGAATCTCAGCAAGACGGTCGCCGGTTCCTGTTCCTCGGCAAAGGGCGGAACCTGGTGCTGACTCTCTGGCAGCAGGCATCGGGCCGATTCGAAAAGCAGCGCCCCGGGCTGCACCACCTGTCATTTCAAGTCGGAGCGATCGAACAGGTGAAAGAAGTCGAGCGGAAACTGCGCGAGTTGAACGTGCCGTTGCTCTATGACGGGATCGTGCCGCATGGGGAGGGCATGCAATCCGGCGGCATTTTCTTTGAGGACCCGGACGGCATCCGCTTGGAGATCTATGCGCCGGAGGGCGCAGGCACTTATTCGGCGCCGACACAGGGCGCGCCCTCCTGCGGCTTTTTCTGA
- a CDS encoding CGNR zinc finger domain-containing protein, whose translation MTEERTAGKFYFIGNDLWLDFINTQVVAEGRPVDRLTSFADLIAWLEEAKVLDGRQAQDLVAAWGDRPRAGQALGRALEFRGILRQMAERLAKGKPVPPATLASINDLLNNQVSYAEVRRTRGGFEKRLHANFSEPAHLLLPIAESAGNLLCYGDLSRIKKCENAACVLFFYDTTKNHSRRWCSMSACGNRMKVAAHYRRLRGTSSRNDRG comes from the coding sequence ATGACGGAGGAACGAACGGCCGGAAAATTCTATTTCATCGGCAATGACCTGTGGTTGGACTTCATCAACACGCAGGTTGTGGCGGAAGGCCGCCCGGTCGATCGGCTCACGAGCTTCGCCGATCTCATCGCCTGGCTTGAAGAGGCGAAGGTGCTCGACGGCCGGCAGGCACAGGACCTTGTTGCGGCCTGGGGGGACAGGCCTCGGGCTGGCCAGGCGTTGGGACGGGCGTTGGAGTTCAGAGGGATTCTGCGGCAGATGGCGGAGCGCCTGGCCAAGGGCAAGCCGGTGCCGCCGGCCACCCTCGCCTCAATCAATGACCTGCTGAACAATCAGGTCAGTTATGCCGAGGTTCGTCGAACGAGAGGCGGGTTCGAGAAGCGGCTCCACGCGAACTTTTCGGAGCCGGCCCATCTGCTCTTGCCGATCGCCGAGTCCGCCGGCAACCTGCTCTGCTACGGCGACTTGTCGCGCATCAAGAAGTGCGAGAATGCCGCCTGTGTGTTGTTTTTCTACGACACGACCAAGAATCACAGCCGCCGTTGGTGTAGCATGAGCGCCTGCGGAAATCGGATGAAGGTCGCGGCGCATTACCGCCGGCTGCGGGGTACCTCCAGCCGAAACGACAGAGGATGA
- the istB gene encoding IS21-like element helper ATPase IstB, which translates to MNPAQLERLREQLTRLRLLKSRERLDALLQEAAAKDLSYADFLDQVLSEEVTAKAEKNITMRTSLARFPFVKSLEVFDFAYQPSLDKKQIQQVATCHFIEHGENLVILGPPGVGKSHLAIGLGLKAIERGYRVLFTTAAAMIATLTRALTENRLEDKLKLYTIPRLLIIDEIGYLPIDRTGANLFFQLISRRYEKGPMILTSNQSFGAWGEVFGDRVLATAILDRVLHHAITINIRGHSYRLKEKLKAGLVRVEEAATTT; encoded by the coding sequence ATGAACCCGGCGCAACTGGAACGGCTCCGTGAACAGCTGACGCGGCTGCGGCTCCTGAAGAGCCGCGAGCGGCTCGACGCCCTCTTACAGGAGGCGGCGGCCAAGGACCTGTCGTATGCGGACTTCCTCGATCAGGTCCTCAGTGAAGAAGTGACCGCCAAAGCGGAGAAGAACATTACGATGCGCACCAGTCTCGCGCGGTTTCCGTTTGTGAAGAGTCTGGAGGTCTTCGACTTCGCCTACCAGCCGTCGCTGGATAAGAAGCAGATCCAGCAAGTGGCCACCTGCCACTTCATCGAGCACGGCGAGAATCTCGTGATCTTGGGGCCGCCCGGGGTCGGCAAAAGCCACCTGGCCATCGGGCTGGGGCTCAAAGCGATCGAGCGAGGCTATCGGGTGTTGTTCACGACGGCCGCCGCCATGATCGCCACACTGACTCGAGCCCTGACGGAGAATCGGCTGGAGGACAAGCTGAAGCTCTACACGATCCCGCGGTTACTGATCATCGATGAGATCGGCTATCTGCCCATTGACCGCACCGGGGCCAACTTGTTTTTCCAACTCATCTCGCGTCGCTACGAGAAGGGGCCGATGATTCTCACCAGTAACCAGAGTTTCGGGGCCTGGGGGGAGGTCTTCGGGGACCGGGTGCTGGCGACCGCGATCCTGGATCGGGTCCTGCACCACGCCATCACCATCAATATCCGTGGTCATTCGTACCGGCTCAAGGAGAAACTTAAAGCCGGTTTGGTGCGCGTCGAAGAAGCCGCCACGACCACGTAA
- the istA gene encoding IS21 family transposase → MGLDETGASAIMRAQGDQSGEACMVDQERWAEIRRLFHEERVSISAIGRRLDLDRKTVRRSLRQTTWHPYRRAAVAETLLTAHADFVRTRAPQVGYSARILYQELRASRSYTGSYETVKRCVAPLREVQLQAERALLRFETPPGQQSQIDWGQATVPFRTGPVVVHVFVLTLGFSRRGFYHACADERLAQFLEAHERAFAHFGGHTREHLYDRPRTVCYADETGRRLWNPTFKAFADYWGFEPRVCRPYRAQTKGKVESGVKYVKRNFLPGRTFVDVVDFQAQLDEWNVTIADQRLHGTTHERPIARFEREREHLVPLAGQRGFQQEARVSRIVAEDYLVSFDTNRYSVPFRLIGQRVEAQRRGDTIHIFHRDREVATHPVLPGRHQFRILPEHGPGASARIARQRRSTLSELATHPGAVPEVEVRDLACYEAVCGSAAAHEVQP, encoded by the coding sequence ATGGGACTTGACGAGACGGGAGCGTCGGCGATCATGCGTGCCCAGGGGGACCAATCTGGGGAGGCATGCATGGTGGATCAGGAGCGATGGGCGGAGATTCGACGGTTGTTTCACGAGGAGCGGGTGTCCATTTCAGCGATTGGGCGGCGGTTGGATCTGGATCGCAAGACGGTCCGGCGCAGTCTGCGGCAGACGACGTGGCACCCCTATCGCCGGGCAGCGGTGGCGGAGACGCTGCTCACCGCCCATGCCGACTTTGTGCGGACCCGCGCCCCGCAGGTGGGGTACTCGGCGCGGATTCTCTACCAGGAACTGCGGGCGAGCCGGAGCTACACCGGCAGTTATGAGACGGTGAAGCGGTGTGTGGCGCCGCTGCGCGAGGTCCAGCTGCAAGCGGAGCGGGCCCTCCTCCGCTTTGAGACCCCGCCGGGGCAGCAAAGTCAGATTGATTGGGGCCAGGCCACCGTGCCCTTCCGCACCGGTCCCGTCGTGGTGCACGTGTTCGTGCTCACCTTAGGGTTCAGTCGCCGCGGCTTCTATCACGCGTGTGCCGATGAGCGCCTGGCGCAATTTCTGGAGGCCCATGAACGGGCCTTTGCCCATTTCGGCGGGCACACCCGCGAGCATCTCTATGATCGTCCGCGCACCGTGTGCTATGCGGATGAGACCGGCCGACGCCTCTGGAATCCCACGTTCAAAGCCTTTGCCGACTATTGGGGCTTTGAGCCCCGCGTGTGTCGGCCCTACCGGGCGCAGACCAAAGGCAAAGTGGAATCGGGCGTGAAGTATGTGAAGCGGAACTTTCTGCCCGGGCGGACGTTTGTCGACGTGGTGGACTTCCAGGCCCAGCTCGACGAATGGAACGTGACGATCGCCGACCAGCGCCTGCACGGCACGACTCATGAGCGACCGATCGCGCGGTTTGAGCGAGAACGCGAGCACCTCGTGCCACTGGCGGGCCAGCGCGGCTTCCAGCAGGAGGCGCGGGTCTCGCGGATCGTGGCTGAAGACTATCTGGTCAGCTTCGACACGAATCGGTATTCCGTGCCCTTCCGCCTGATTGGGCAACGGGTTGAGGCGCAACGGCGGGGCGACACCATCCATATCTTCCATCGCGACCGCGAGGTGGCCACCCATCCCGTGTTACCCGGCCGCCACCAATTCCGCATTCTGCCGGAGCACGGCCCCGGCGCCAGTGCCCGCATTGCGCGCCAGCGCCGGTCAACCCTGAGCGAACTGGCCACTCACCCCGGTGCGGTCCCGGAGGTCGAAGTGCGGGATCTGGCGTGCTACGAGGCGGTGTGCGGGAGCGCGGCGGCGCACGAGGTGCAGCCATGA